The Mailhella massiliensis DNA segment CGCCTGAGCAACATCTGCGTGCAGACCACCATGGGTTCCACCATGCCCACCACGGCGGCCGTGGTCATGCAGGATCACGACGAGGAAGTGCGCCTCGCCGGCTTCGGCGTCGGCCCCATCGACGCGGCCTTCAACGTCATTTCCCAGATCTGCGGCACCCATGCCGAGCTTGAGAAGTTCTCCGTCAACGCCATCACCGGCGGTACCGACGCCCAGGGCGAAGTGTCCGTGCACCTGCGCGACGGCAAGTATTCCGCCACGGGCCGCGGTTCCGACCTCGACATCATCGTGGCCAGCGCCAAGGCGTATGTGGACGCCCTGAACCGCCTTGAACACAAGGAAAAGGACGTCATCAGCTACAAGCAGAATCCTGTGGACTAGCTTTGCATGTTCCGGGCGGCGGCCTTTTCCGGGGCGGCCGCCCGGCGTTTTCAGGGCCTTTTCCGTTTTTGGGAAAGGCCGCTCCTGCGGCTTTTTCAGGCCGCGAAATCGCTTTCCCTCCGGGAGATCAATCATGGCAATGACGCTTGCCCAGAAAATTTTGCAGATGCACACCGACGAGGAAGTCCGCGAACCGGGACAGATTGTGGAATGTTCCCTCTCCGGCGTGCTCGCCAACGACATTACCGGCCCCCTCGCCATCAAGTCCTTCCGCGCCATGGGCGCGAAGAAGGTGTTCGATAAGGACAGGGTCTTTCTGGTGATGGACCACTACACCCCCCAGAAGGACATCGCCTCCGCCAATCAGGTCATCGTTTCCCGCCGCTTCGCCGCGGAAATGGGCATCACCCATTATTACGAAGGCGGCTGCGCGGGCGTGGAACACGCGCTTCTGCCGGAAAAGGGGCTGGTGAAGCCCGGCGACCTCGTCATCGGCGCGGACAGCCATACCTGCACCTACGGCGGCCTCGGGGCCTTTTCCACGGGGCTCGGCTCCACGGACATCGCCTGCGGCATGGCCCTCGGCCGGCTGTGGTTCAAGGTTCCTTCCACCATCCGCGTGAATATCGAAGGCTCCATGCCCCGCTGGATCCGCGGCAAGGATCTCATCCTCCGCCTCATCGGGGAAATCGGCGTGGACGGCGCTCTGTACCGCGCCCTGGAATTCGGCGGTTCCGCGCTGAAGGATGTGGATATCGAAGGCCGCCTCTGCATGGCCAACATGGCCATCGAAGCGGGCGGCAAGTGCGGCCTCTTCCCCTCCGACGACATGACGGCCGAATACTGCCGCGCCCACGGCACGCCCGATCCCATGGCTCTTGCCGCCGACGAGGGCGCGGAATACGAGCGCGTCGTCACCATGGACGTGACGGGCATGGAACCTGTGGTGGCCTGCCCGCATCTGCCCGAAAACACGCGCCCCGTGTCCGAACTTTCCTCCGTTTCCGTGGATCAGGTGGTCATCGGCTCCTGCACCAACGGCCGTATTTCCGACATGCGCGACGCGGCGGAAATTCTGCGCGGCCGCAAGGTGGCGAAGGGCGTGCGCTGCATCGTCATTCCCGCCACCCCCGCGGTGTGGCGTCAGGCCATGGATGAAGGCCTGTTTGAAGTCTTCTCCGACGCAGGCTGCGTCATCAGCACCCCCACCTGCGGTCCCTGCCTCGGCGGCTACATGGGCGTGCTCGGCGACGGCGAACGCTGCATCTCCACGTCCAACCGCAACTTCCGCGGCCGTATGGGCAGCCTGGAATCGGAACTCTACCTCTCAAGCCCCTGCGTGGCCGCCGCCTCCGCCGTGACCGGCGCCATCACCGGGCCGGACGCGCTGTAGGCTTCCTTTTCGGAAGAAGCGCCCGCGCAACGTTTTTTTTGCGCGTCGCGCTTCGGAAAGGGCCTCTGCCAAGGTTCCGCCGGGAATCTTCGCGGAGCGCTTCGCCATGAGCATATCTTTGCGGAAGGCCGCCTTCCGCACCCCGCAGGCTCCGTGCCCGGCGGGAAAAAAGGAGCACATCCATGTCCTTTACCGGAAAAGTACATAAGGTCGGCGCGCATATCGATACCGACGCCATCATCCCCGCGCGCTTTCTCGTCACCACCGATACCGAAAAACTGGGCGAAGCCTGCATGGAAGGCCTGGAACCCGGCTGGGTGAAGCGCGTGCAGAAGGGCGACATCATCGTGGCGGACCGCAACTTCGGCTGCGGCTCCTCCCGTGAACACGCCCCCCTCGCCATCATCGGCGCCGGTATCCGCGCCGTGGTGGGCCACAGCTTCGCCCGCATCTTCTACCGCAACGCCTTCAATATGGGCCTCATGCTCCTGGAAGTGGGCGACGAGGTCAATAAGATCAACGACGGCGATACCCTGGAAATCAGCCCCGAACAGGGCCTTATCCGCGACCTCGACAACGGCGCGGAAATCCGTATCCCCGCCCTCTCGCCCATGATGCAGACCCTCATTGACAAGGGCGGCATGGTCAACTATGTGAAGGAACAGCTCCAGAAACAGGGCGAATAACCTTCCCCCATGCAGCAGAAACGAAAGGCCGGTTCCCCCGGCCTTTCGTCGTTTAACAGAGGAGAGGGGGGAGAGAAAAGGCAGGCGGGGCAGGAAAGGCAGGCGGGGCAGGAAAGGCAGGCGGGGCAGGAAAGGCAGGCGGGGCGCCGCCCCGCACCCCGCCGGGGGAGATAATCTCCCCCGAACCCCCATGACGGGCAGGGCAACCGTGAAAAGGGGATGCGGAACTTTTCCTCCGGCTTGCGGCTTTTTCTGTCGGGAGGCATCGGGCTGGTTTCACTTTCCGCGGGGGCCGCCGCAAAAGGGCAGGGCGGGTTTTCCCTGCCGACTTCCGACCGCCGCCTCAGTGTGGGCGCGCACTTCGTGCCCGCCCACGCAGCCGACTCCGTCCCGGCCTTCGCCGGGCCGTCGTGTCAGCGGAAGGGGATGACGGAAGAACAGCGGTTCTCCGTCGTTCCGTGCAGTCGGTTTTCATGAGACTCGGGTGTTTCTTCCTTGCCCGCGCTG contains these protein-coding regions:
- the leuC gene encoding 3-isopropylmalate dehydratase large subunit, with translation MAMTLAQKILQMHTDEEVREPGQIVECSLSGVLANDITGPLAIKSFRAMGAKKVFDKDRVFLVMDHYTPQKDIASANQVIVSRRFAAEMGITHYYEGGCAGVEHALLPEKGLVKPGDLVIGADSHTCTYGGLGAFSTGLGSTDIACGMALGRLWFKVPSTIRVNIEGSMPRWIRGKDLILRLIGEIGVDGALYRALEFGGSALKDVDIEGRLCMANMAIEAGGKCGLFPSDDMTAEYCRAHGTPDPMALAADEGAEYERVVTMDVTGMEPVVACPHLPENTRPVSELSSVSVDQVVIGSCTNGRISDMRDAAEILRGRKVAKGVRCIVIPATPAVWRQAMDEGLFEVFSDAGCVISTPTCGPCLGGYMGVLGDGERCISTSNRNFRGRMGSLESELYLSSPCVAAASAVTGAITGPDAL
- a CDS encoding 3-isopropylmalate dehydratase small subunit, with the protein product MSFTGKVHKVGAHIDTDAIIPARFLVTTDTEKLGEACMEGLEPGWVKRVQKGDIIVADRNFGCGSSREHAPLAIIGAGIRAVVGHSFARIFYRNAFNMGLMLLEVGDEVNKINDGDTLEISPEQGLIRDLDNGAEIRIPALSPMMQTLIDKGGMVNYVKEQLQKQGE